The DNA sequence CTCTGCTTCCTGAAGGAACTTCTGATATGCCTTTTCAAAATCCTGTAATGTAGAATCGCTGCCATACAAATAATTCCTAGCCTGTATATATCCATCTGTCCACCAGTTGGAACTGGATTTTTCTTTTCTGCCATTAGGAAAAAGCTCTTGCTTGAGTTCCTCCTCCGCATAGTCCGAATCTAGTTCCCCTGTCAGCTCTGCTACCGGATTTGGTTCTTGTATAAAAAAATCGTCCTTTGGTTCTGAGTATCCATCTTCATTCTCTTCAAACAAAAAATGATGACTGCCAAGCCTCAATGCTTCTGCAATCACCATATTTTTGATACTTTTTAATTTAGGCTGTTTTGATAAAGGCGGTAATTCTTCCGTCTGTTTTCGGTAGGTCTTCACAATCTCATCCTGCCATAGCCCCCATTCCCGGTACAGGGCAGACACCCGGTCATCTTTCTCCAACTCGTCTACGATGTGATCGACCAGATCCTTCACATCTCTCTTCAGGTAGCCATAAACCTTTTTCCCACCTGTATTCTGCAGCCGTTTAGAAAGCTGCATCATACTGGTTTCAATTTCCGAACTCTTAAGCGTCCCCGCCCGTATTTCATCTATCCATGTCTTCATTACAACTTCCGACCGTTCCTTTAAATCCATACGAGACTGCGCCTGTTCCTCATAAATATTTGCAAAATCCTGACGGAAAATATCATGCGCCAGCTCAGAACGCATGGCCTCAATCGACTGCTTTGTCAGATACCCTTCTCCATCTTTTACTGAGTACACCAATAGATGAACATGGGGATGATGGCTTTCATTATGAAATGCAGCGTACCATTTCAGATTGGCGCTGTCAATTTTCATATGCTTACACAGCATTGCCCGTTTGGAACGCAGCAATGCCATCCACTGAACAGCACTGTCATACCCTAACCGGGCTGCATCCTCGCGCCGAAGGGAAATCACATGGGTCCACACAATTCCCTTGTGATCTGCCACTTGATTCTGCACCTGTCCAAGAACCACCGGTTCTCCCTCATCTGTAAACAGACCATGCTCACCAATCTTTTCTACACGGGGACGATGCGCCAGATAATCCACATAATTTTTTCGCGTCGCTGCTATATCAAGATTTTGTTCCAATGCACAGAAAATAAATTCCGAGGCATTTTCGATTGTTGGTTTTCTTTGATAATCTTCATACTCCAGCATTTCTTTTGTCGCCGGAAAATCCTGCAGGAGCTGATGCACTAACTTCTTTTGACTCACCGTTGCTGGGAGGTGCTTTTTACTTGTATCAATTTTCTCTACCCCTTTCCGCGTTCCAATGTAATGGACATAATTTTCTTTCTGAGATGGTTTTGCATCTTTTAAATATCGGGAAGTAAAAATAAGTTTTGTCATGTTACTCCTTTTTAGAAAGCAAAAAGGAACCTATGGCTTATCACACACCATGGCTCCTTTTACTTTTTATCACATCTTCTTCCGTTACATAGTTTCAATATTTGAACATATCATGTACATTGCTTGATCCAGTCAGAAAGAAAGTCCATCTGCTCTTTCGTATGAAACCAGTGCTCCCCGTTTTCCATAACTGTAAGTGTTGCTCCGATTCTATCTGCAAACTCAGCTATTGTTTCATACGATGTCAGGTTATCCTTTTCTCCATACAGAATGTGCGTTGGAACAGTCCAGGTAACAGGATGCTCCCTCACATAACAAAGATAAGCCCAGGAAAGTGTTTCCCCAAAGGATGTCGGGATTTCTTTCTGTTTCTGCAAGTCATCTTCGGTCACATTCGCCCACTGCATCATATTCCGAATCAATCTTTCCATGTCTACAACCGGAGAAATAAAGTATGCCTTCTCTATTTTGCTGTCTGCCAAAGCACTCATAGCAAAGAAAGCACCAATGCTGTTCGCAATCACTGTTACCGTTTCATATGTTCCGCATAGGTTATCAAACAATCTGGGGAACTCTTTTTTCGCTTCCCAAGGTGACTGTGAGGAATAGTCAAAACCAATTACATCATATTCTTCAAAGAGCGCTTTATAATACTCTGCCTCTTTCGGATTTCCACCTTTACCATGTATATACAAAATTGCCTTGTCCATTTATTTGTTTTCCCTTCGCAATACCTATTTTTTCTTTTTGGGTTTGGGCAGCGGCAGTTCATCATACATCGCGTGGAACAGTCCTGTCAAAAATTCTTTCTGATCAACCTCCTCTACCAGCAGCATCTCTTTTGCTCCCTCATAAGGTACTTCATATACCGGATCTGTCATATAGGCAATTGCTGACTTTGTGGGTTTTACAAGCAGTCTGTCATCATAAATGCCTCCTACAATCTTGCCACGATAATAAATAATAAACTCTCCCATCATCGTCCGATATGTAATTTCATCCAACTCGGACAGCTGCTCTAAAACAAATTGTAAATAATTTTTACTTGATGCCATCGTTTACCTCAAACCAAATTTTGTGTAAGAATACATTACATTCTTAATGCCCTCGATGTTTCTCTTTTTTCTTTTTTTGTTTTAAATCAAACATTTTTTTCTCTTCTGCCAATTTGTCTTCCCGGCTTTTAGACTTACGCTGCTGTTTCCTTTGTTCCTGCTGCAGCTTTAGTGCTTGCTGAGATTTTGTTCCAACGCCCCTATCCAACATTTGTTTATGAATTTCACGCTGGAGCTTCTTTGGGTTTTTTGTTAGTTCCTTTGCAGTAACCTCCACAGATGGACTAAATTGCAAACGATCATATTCCTTTAGCACAAACTCCCAAATCTCATAGTCCTTTGGTTCAGTTCCAAATGTTACTTTGGAAACGGAAAGTTTCCCATTTTCAACTCTCTCAAAAATACCTACCCAAAATGGTTCCTCAAAAAACACTGTCAGCTTGCCTGTCCTTATACTCATGGCAATCCCTCCTTAATGATTGAAATGAGCAAAGAATGGACAACCCGGAGGGGCAGGTTACTTACCCTAATATGCAGGACGGCCGGGCTACCTACCGGCTCTGGTATGCATCACTGCATACGTTGCGTTTTTATCTTTACTTTTATAATCAAGCCTCCTCGGCCAGATTAACACATATAATTTTTCTGTTTCTGATTAAAACCAACTAGTCTTTTCATCTCTAAATTTAGGCGTATCACTATCCTCATAAGGATTATAATTGTTTAAGTTACATCCAAACTCCTTTAATGATTTTATTTTATTATCTGCTGTCCATACAATCAAGGACATTCCGTCAAATTCCTCTATATTCCCATTATTCATTTCATTTTTAAAATACCACTCTACAACCGTCTGGTTATCTTTATGAAAGAACTGCTTGATCTTCCACTCCATCACCTTGCCACGTGTATTCCATTCATTAAACCAATGTTTTACAACTTGACGGTTATTATATTTTGGACTCCAGCTTTCAGTATAAATCACGTCTTCCGCAAAAATGTCATCCATACCAAGATCCTGTTGTGTAAGCCACATTTTGAACCATAGTTGAATGATTTGTTCTCTCTCATTCAAAATTCTACACCTCGATTCATTTCTTAGTATATTATAATCGATGAGTTATTGCATCGTAAAGGACAAATCTATTTTTTATCTCTTCTGAAAATTCATCACACAACTAGAGGGAAGTACAAATAAATTCTCTTTCCATCGTTTCCTTTCCAACAATATCTACACATCCCGCTTTTGATAATGATACG is a window from the Lachnospiraceae bacterium GAM79 genome containing:
- a CDS encoding alpha/beta hydrolase; this encodes MDKAILYIHGKGGNPKEAEYYKALFEEYDVIGFDYSSQSPWEAKKEFPRLFDNLCGTYETVTVIANSIGAFFAMSALADSKIEKAYFISPVVDMERLIRNMMQWANVTEDDLQKQKEIPTSFGETLSWAYLCYVREHPVTWTVPTHILYGEKDNLTSYETIAEFADRIGATLTVMENGEHWFHTKEQMDFLSDWIKQCT
- a CDS encoding TfoX/Sxy family protein — encoded protein: MASSKNYLQFVLEQLSELDEITYRTMMGEFIIYYRGKIVGGIYDDRLLVKPTKSAIAYMTDPVYEVPYEGAKEMLLVEEVDQKEFLTGLFHAMYDELPLPKPKKKK
- a CDS encoding nuclear transport factor 2 family protein, with amino-acid sequence MNEREQIIQLWFKMWLTQQDLGMDDIFAEDVIYTESWSPKYNNRQVVKHWFNEWNTRGKVMEWKIKQFFHKDNQTVVEWYFKNEMNNGNIEEFDGMSLIVWTADNKIKSLKEFGCNLNNYNPYEDSDTPKFRDEKTSWF
- a CDS encoding YjdF family protein, yielding MSIRTGKLTVFFEEPFWVGIFERVENGKLSVSKVTFGTEPKDYEIWEFVLKEYDRLQFSPSVEVTAKELTKNPKKLQREIHKQMLDRGVGTKSQQALKLQQEQRKQQRKSKSREDKLAEEKKMFDLKQKKKKEKHRGH